A region of Paramormyrops kingsleyae isolate MSU_618 chromosome 17, PKINGS_0.4, whole genome shotgun sequence DNA encodes the following proteins:
- the LOC111844054 gene encoding WD repeat-containing protein 20 isoform X2, with translation MELQGVMKSYFGGLLCVSWSPDGKYLVTGGEDDLVTVWSFAESRVVARGHGHKSWVNVVAFDPFTTSLEDEEPTELSGSEEDLQGAPHFGRVRTSSTLSRLSRHSSKGGTTSVTYRFGSVGQDTQFCLWDLTDDVLYPRLPLSRALTNTFSTTIPPSVSGGSNTLGGGGGGITGEGHLHPTHPHQPPPLPRSLSRSNSLPHPAVANASKGQGGTDGGGSGGSGITPFSIGRFATLSLQERKSDKLGGGSGGAEKEHKRYHSLGNISKSNDKINMAPRSNRLDATKVLGTTLCPRMHEVPLLEPLVCKKIAHERLTVLVFMDDCIITACQEGLICTWARPGKANLTAQNGNSPSGTVV, from the exons ATGGAACTGCAGGGTGTCATGAAGAGCTACTTTGGGGGACTTCTGTGCGTCTCCTGGAGTCCCGATGGCAAGTACCTGGTTACAGGCGGTGAAGACGACCTGGTGACCGTCTGGTCCTTCGCCGAGAGTCGTGTTGTAGCCAGAGGCCACGGCCACAAGTCCTGGGTTAACGTGGTAGCCTTCGATCCTTTCACCACCAGCCTGGAAGACGAGGAGCCGACAGAGCTGAGCGGCAGCGAGGaggacctgcagggggcgccacactTCGGCCGGGTACGCACCAGCAGCACGCTGTCCCGCCTGTCCCGGCATAGCTCCAAGGGCGGAACGACCTCCGTCACCTATCGTTTCGGCTCAGTCGGACAGGATACGCAATTCTGCCTGTGGGATTTAACAGACGATGTGCTGTACCCCCGCCTGCCCTTGTCGCGCGCCCTCACCAACACCTTCAGCACCACCATCCCGCCATCAGTCAGCGGAGGTAGTAATACGTTGGGCGGAGGTGGAGGCGGTATAACCGGGGAAGGCCACCTTCATCCTACTCACCCTCACCAGCCTCCCCCGTTACCCCGGTCCCTCTCCCGCTCCAACTCCTTGCCCCACCCCGCAGTTGCCAACGCCTCCAAGGGTCAGGGCGGCACCGACGGCGGTGGCAGCGGAGGCAGCGGCATCACTCCCTTCAGCATCGGCCGCTTCGCCACGCTGTCCTTGCAGGAGCGCAAGTCGGACAAGTTGggcgggggcagcgggggggCGGAGAAGGAGCACAAGCGCTACCACAGCCTGGGCAACATCAGCAAAAGCAACGACAAAATCAACATGGCGCCACGGAGTAACCGCCTGGACGCCACCAAGGTCCTGGGCACCACGCTGTGCCCGCGTATGCACGAGGTTCCGCTGCTGGAGCCGCTGGTGTGCAAGAAGATCGCCCACGAGCGACTGACTGTGCTCGTGTTCATGGACGACTGCATCATCACTGCCTGCCAGGAGGGCCTCATCTGTACCTGGGCGCGGCCTGGCAAAGCG AACTTGACAGCACAGAATGGGAACTCTCCCAGTGGCACTGTGGTATAG
- the LOC111844053 gene encoding mitogen-activated protein kinase kinase kinase kinase 5 yields the protein MDSQNRAALDISTRNPQDDFEILLRVGGGTYGEVYKARNKQNREMAALKIIKMEPEDDFSVIQQEIVMVKSCMHRNIVAYFGSYIRANKLWICMEYCGGGSLQDIYHITGPLSEQQIAYVCREMLTGLEYLHGQKKIHRDIKGANILLNDQGEVKLADFGISAQITATFARRMSFIGTPYWMAPEVAAVEIKGGYNELCDIWSVGITAIELAELQPPMFDVHPLRVLFLMSKSGYQPPKLKDKAKWSTAFHNFIKMMLIRNPKKRPSASKLLTNSFLSQTCLNQSLTLDLLEKHRHPERLKDCLQAEEEDMEVIIPGSLRRIRSTNRHSKAERTNSDSSWQQQPDRKCLDGTVQHKRDAMSTSSAGRDEVTHRRENRVTVNTKPTPRKHRPHGREESMDSDDDYDDVDIPSNYSNSETLPADEVPPPLPPKPKLRTSSEESVSGDDSRGRGAPCSLYAPSPLVRCSSSTPTRPVPRPRSVRNVNSDPTSFAGHMIDSPPDQQPPVLPPKKDRRQRQCQQVPGDGPSTALKKPPVIFKKVFHGCPLKINCSTIWDHPTTKDHHLIFGADEGIFTLNLNGQEATMELLYPGKCTWVYTINNVLMSISGKASQLHSHSLKELYDQARKEHRIVALPTHRLLPRKCVISSKIPDTKGCKTCRVGENTQQGCIFLCGALESSVVLLQWYEPMHKFMLIKHFDFPLPSPLRVFEMLIVPDQEYPLVCIGLTRGPNPFQPVQLENINLNSNTSWFTDTGAGNSSPDIVQVNQLDCSTLLVLLEKTVHIVSLEGTPKSQCKLQTETNFSFSVEAVVFFEDTLLAMWRHGWQRRGECFSDILQEITEPKKAFRLVGSDRTVVMETRQCEDQSGLSNLYVLEIAETFVPST from the exons GCACGGAACAAGCAGAATAGAGAAATGGCTGCTCTCAAGATCATCAAGATGGAACCAG AGGATGACTTTTCGGTGATCCAGCAGGAGATTGTGATGGTGAAGAGCTGCATGCACCGCAACATCGTAGCTTACTTTGGTAGCTATATCCG GGCCAACAAGCTATGGATTTGTATGGAATATTGTGGTGGAGGTTCTCTCCAAGACATCTACCACA TAACTGGACCTCTGTCAGAGCAGCAAATTGCCTATGTGTGCAGAGAGATGCTAACG GGTCTTGAATATCTGCACGGACAGAAGAAGATTCACAGAGACATTAAG GGTGCAAATATTCTTCTGAATGACCAAGGAGAAGTGAAGCTTG CGGACTTCGGGATTTCCGCGCAGATCACAGCCACGTTTGCTCGCCGCATGTCCTTCATCGGAACGCCGTACTG GATGGCGCCAGAGGTTGCCGCCGTGGAGATCAAGGGCGGCTACAACGAGCTGTGCGACATTTGGTCTGTGGGCATCACTGCCATCGAGCTGGCGGAGCTGCAGCCTCCCATGTTTGACGTTCACCCGCTCAG GGTGCTGTTTCTCATGTCCAAGAGCGGCTACCAGCCTCCGAAATTAAAGGACAAAGCAAAGTG GTCAACTGCATTTCATAACTTCATCAAGATGATGCTCATCCGGAACCCGAAGAAGAGGCCCAGTGCCTCTAAGCTGTTGACG AATAGCTTTCTTTCTCAGACCTGTTTAAACCAGTCCCTGACCCTGGACCTACTGGAGAAGCATCGGCATCCAGAAAGGCTTAAGGATTGCCTGCAGGCTGAGGAAGAGGACATGGAG GTCATCATACCAGGATCCCTGAGAAGAATCCGCTCCACAAATCGACACAGCAAAGCTGAACGCACCAATTCTGACAGCAGCT GGCAACAGCAGCCAGACAGAAAGTGTTTGGATGGAACG GTACAGCACAAGCGAGATGCCATGTCAACAAGTTCTGCAGGCAGAGATGAGGTGACGCACAGGAGAGAAAACAG GGTTACAGTCAACACGAAGCCTACTCCAAGGAAACACAGGCCACACGGCAG GGAGGAGAGTATGGATTCAGATGATGATTACGACGATGTGGATAT CCCTAGTAACTATAGCAATAG CGAAACCTTGCCAGCAGATGAGGTCCCGCCTCCACTTCCTCCCAAA CCGAAGCTGCGGACGAGCTCGGAGGAGAGCGTCAGCGGGGATGACAGTCGCGGGCGGGGAGCGCCGTGCTCCCTGtacgccccctcccccctagtGCGCTGCTCAAGCAGCACCCCCACCCGCCCCGTCCCTCGACCGCGGTCTGTCCGCAACGTCAACTCCG ACCCCACCTCATTTGCTGGTCACATGATTGACAGCCCCCCAGACCAACAGCCACCTGTCCTTCCCCCCAAGAAGGATAGGAGACAGAGACAGTGCCAGCAG GTCCCAGGCGATGGACCAAGTACAGCGCTGAAGAAACCTCCA GTAATCTTTAAAAAAGTGTTTCATGGGTGTCCTTTAAAGATCAACTGCTCAACCATATGGGATCATCCCACAACCAAAG ATCATCACCTCATCTTTGGAGCAGATGAGGGCATCTTCACACTCAACTTGAATGGGCAGGAAGCCACAATGGAGCTG CTCTATCCTGGAAAGTGCACTTGGGTCTATACCATTAACAACGTCCTCATGTCGATATCAG GTAAGGCGTCCCAGCTGCACTCTCACTCCCTGAAGGAGCTGTATGACCAGGCGCGTAAGGAGCACCGTATCGTGGCCTTGCCAACGCACAGACTCCTGCCCAG GAAATGTGTCATAAGCAGTAAAATCCCAGACACCAAGGGCTGTAAGACATGCCGTGTGG GTGAAAACACACAGCAGGGCTGCATCTTCCTGTGTGGGGCCCTCGAGTCCAGTGTGGTGCTGCTGCAATGGTATGAGCCCATGCACAAGTTCATGCTCATCAAG CATTTTGACTTCCCGCTGCCCAGCCCTCTGCGGGTGTTTGAGATGCTGATCGTTCCGGATCAGGAGTACCCGCTGGTCTGCATCGGGCTGACCAGGGGGCCGAACCCATTCCAGCCCGTGCAGCTGGAGAACATCAACCTCAACTCCAATACCTCCTGGTTCACAGACACTGGCGCAG GGAATTCCAGTCCTGATATAGTACAGGTCAACCAATTGGACTGCAGCACCCTACTAGTGCTCCTAGAGA AGACTGTACATATTGTGAGCCTTGAGGGTACCCCAAAGAGCCAATGCAAGCTGCAGACTGAGACAAACTTCTCCTTCAGCGTGGAGGCCGTAG tgtttttcGAAGACACCTTGCTAGCGATGTGGAGACACGGGTGGCAGCGAAGAGGAGAGTGCTTCTCAGACATCCTGCAGGAGATCACAGAACCCAAGAAGGCTTTCCGTCTCGTGGGATCTGACAG GACGGTTGTCATGGAAACACGGCAATGTGAAGACCAGTCGGGGCTCAGTAATCTGTATGTCCTGGAGATTGCCGAGACATTTGTCCCAAGTACTTGA
- the LOC111844054 gene encoding WD repeat-containing protein 20 isoform X1, translating into MAGDGGALKDINEIKSQFRTREGFYKLLTLSDSQQRGGIPRGLSTSAAVGPGAGPGSVPGGGGGGPVQGPGATSSATAAANSSPTGFLPPVRVSMVKLQPEDPSEESERVCFNIGRELYFYTYTNIKKAVDLSKPIDKRIYKGTQPTCHDFNQYSATADSVSLIVGFSAGQVQYLDPIKKETSKLFNEERLIDKSKVTCLKWLPKSETLFLASHASGHLYLYNLEHPCGTAAPQYSLLRQGDGFAVYACKTKTPRNPLLRWAVGEGGLNEFAFSPDGVHVACVGQDGCLRVFHFDSMELQGVMKSYFGGLLCVSWSPDGKYLVTGGEDDLVTVWSFAESRVVARGHGHKSWVNVVAFDPFTTSLEDEEPTELSGSEEDLQGAPHFGRVRTSSTLSRLSRHSSKGGTTSVTYRFGSVGQDTQFCLWDLTDDVLYPRLPLSRALTNTFSTTIPPSVSGGSNTLGGGGGGITGEGHLHPTHPHQPPPLPRSLSRSNSLPHPAVANASKGQGGTDGGGSGGSGITPFSIGRFATLSLQERKSDKLGGGSGGAEKEHKRYHSLGNISKSNDKINMAPRSNRLDATKVLGTTLCPRMHEVPLLEPLVCKKIAHERLTVLVFMDDCIITACQEGLICTWARPGKANLTAQNGNSPSGTVV; encoded by the exons ATGGCCGGTGATGGAGGCGCCCTAAAGGATATTAATGAGATTAAATCCCAATTCCGGACAAGGGAGGGTTTCTACAAACTGCTTACCCTGTCGGACTCACAGCAGCGGGGCGGTATTCCACGGGGTCTGTCCACGAGTGCCGCGGTGGGTCCCGGGGCCGGACCGGGTTCGGTACCCGGTGGTGGCGGCGGAGGGCCGGTTCAGGGGCCCGGGGCTACCTCCTCTGCCACTGCCGCAGCCAACTCCTCTCCGACCGGTTTCCTGCCCCCGGTCCGGGTGTCTATGGTGAAGCTTCAGCCAGAAGATCCCAGTGAGGAATCGGAACGAGTTTGCTTCAATATCGGCAGGGAACTTTATTTTTATACCTACACGAACATCAAGAAG GCTGTTGACCTCAGCAAGCCTATTGACAAACGCATCTACAAGGGGACCCAGCCCACTTGCCATGACTTCAATCAGTACTCAGCCACTGCCGACAGTGTGTCGCTCATTGTGGGCTTTTCTGCCGGCCAGGTTCAATACCTGGACCCAATCAAAAAGGAGACTAGCAAGCTTTTCAATGAGGAG AGGTTAATAGACAAGTCCAAAGTGACATGTCTGAAATGGCTGCCCAAATCGGAGACACTTTTCCTGGCCTCTCATGCCAGCGGGCACCTCTACCTGTACAACCTGGAGCACCCTTGTGGCACGGCTGCGCCCCAGTACTCCCTACTGCGCCAGGGGGACGGCTTTGCCGTCTACGCCTGCAAGACGAAAACGCCACGCAACCCGCTGCTTCGTTGGGCGGTGGGAGAAGGGGGACTCAATGAATTTGCCTTCTCTCCTGATGGCGTCCATGTTGCATGTGTAGGCCAAGATGGATGTCTGCGAGTGTTCCACTTTGACTCCATGGAACTGCAGGGTGTCATGAAGAGCTACTTTGGGGGACTTCTGTGCGTCTCCTGGAGTCCCGATGGCAAGTACCTGGTTACAGGCGGTGAAGACGACCTGGTGACCGTCTGGTCCTTCGCCGAGAGTCGTGTTGTAGCCAGAGGCCACGGCCACAAGTCCTGGGTTAACGTGGTAGCCTTCGATCCTTTCACCACCAGCCTGGAAGACGAGGAGCCGACAGAGCTGAGCGGCAGCGAGGaggacctgcagggggcgccacactTCGGCCGGGTACGCACCAGCAGCACGCTGTCCCGCCTGTCCCGGCATAGCTCCAAGGGCGGAACGACCTCCGTCACCTATCGTTTCGGCTCAGTCGGACAGGATACGCAATTCTGCCTGTGGGATTTAACAGACGATGTGCTGTACCCCCGCCTGCCCTTGTCGCGCGCCCTCACCAACACCTTCAGCACCACCATCCCGCCATCAGTCAGCGGAGGTAGTAATACGTTGGGCGGAGGTGGAGGCGGTATAACCGGGGAAGGCCACCTTCATCCTACTCACCCTCACCAGCCTCCCCCGTTACCCCGGTCCCTCTCCCGCTCCAACTCCTTGCCCCACCCCGCAGTTGCCAACGCCTCCAAGGGTCAGGGCGGCACCGACGGCGGTGGCAGCGGAGGCAGCGGCATCACTCCCTTCAGCATCGGCCGCTTCGCCACGCTGTCCTTGCAGGAGCGCAAGTCGGACAAGTTGggcgggggcagcgggggggCGGAGAAGGAGCACAAGCGCTACCACAGCCTGGGCAACATCAGCAAAAGCAACGACAAAATCAACATGGCGCCACGGAGTAACCGCCTGGACGCCACCAAGGTCCTGGGCACCACGCTGTGCCCGCGTATGCACGAGGTTCCGCTGCTGGAGCCGCTGGTGTGCAAGAAGATCGCCCACGAGCGACTGACTGTGCTCGTGTTCATGGACGACTGCATCATCACTGCCTGCCAGGAGGGCCTCATCTGTACCTGGGCGCGGCCTGGCAAAGCG AACTTGACAGCACAGAATGGGAACTCTCCCAGTGGCACTGTGGTATAG